In the Burkholderiales bacterium genome, GCGTCGGCAGTGCCGAGAAAGAAAGCCTGATCGCGCGCCACCGTGGTGGGCGCCGACGAAATGACCGGGCGGGCGCCGGCAAACAGATACGGCGGCGAAAAAAGCTCCGTCTCCAGCGTGTTATCGCCACCTGTTGTCAACACGCGCGCATCGGGAAGCAGGATGGCGACAGCGTGGTAGAGACGTTTGACCCTGGCGCTCGCCAGCGTCGTCCAGGCCTCTGTTTCGGGATCCCACATCTCGGCGGCAAACACCGCTCCATCCGGGTTGTTGAAGCCGCGGCCGCTGGTGCCCCCGGTGACCAGAACTTTTCCATCGGGAAGCATGGTCGCGTACATCTGCCGCCGGGCATTGGCCATAGGCGCGACGGCGCGCCAGGCAGGCTGGCTGGCATTGAGATCGATTACCTCGGCCGTATTGGTCGGCGGCTGGGAACCGCCACCCGCGATAAAGACTTTCCCCGGTTCGTACATTATCGATGAACCGTAATCGCGACTGGCCGTTGTTCGATTCCCGACGTTGCTCCAACTGCCGGTTCCTGAAGTGTCGAGATAGCGCGTCATTTGACTGGGACCAGCGAGGAAAACCTTACCGTTCGGCGCGAGGAACATGTAAGGATAAAGCGGCAGACTGAGTTGAGCGCTGGTCAAGTCGCGCCAGCTTCCGGTAACGGCTTCCCAAACCTGGGGCAGCGGATTGCTGCCTTGGGTGTTGTCGATACTCCCCGAGACGACGAGCACATCGCCGTTCGGCATGACGGTATTCGTCGGATACCAGCGGCCGGCGTTCATCTGCGGCTGCCGGCTCCAGGTGTTGTCAGTCGAGTCGTAGATCGAGGCTTCGGGCAGGCCGACGTTATTCTGAATGTGGCCGCCGGCGACGAACAGCCGGCCATCGGGCAAAAAGCTGTGGCCGGTGCAAAAGACATTGAAGCCGCTCATAGAGCGCGACGTGAACACATTCGTTGCGGGATCCCAGACCAGCGGCTCTTCGGCGCTTTGCCACATCATCAGCTTTCCCTCGGGAAGGAGGTGGGTGTGGATAGGCACGTTCGGCAAGGTTGGGCCATCCTGCCACTGCCCGACAGCCGATGCCTGCTGCGCCATTGCAATCGCGGGCATCAGTGACAGCCCGAGGAAAGTCCATAGCGCCGCTTTGATGCGCCGGCAAACGATCGAAGAGTTTTTCATGGCGGTTACCGGGAAGGAGTGAGCAGGATGACGCGGATCGGAAGCTCGTCGGTATGACTGTGCTCACCGGTGGCATGACCGTGGCCGGCTGCCTCCTCCGAAGCGTCCTGCCCAACGGCGAGAATCTGGCCCCTGTCGGTGATGCCGAGGGCCTCGGTCAATACCAACCCAGGGACCGCAATCATGGTGTTCAGGTCTTGCATGCCTGCCGCGGCCGTCCAGATAAAAGCCCGACTACCCGAGGCGCTGTTCGACAGACCAACGATTTCGCGACTGGAATTGACATCGCGCGCGCGGCTATCGTTACCTTCGGCAAGCACTCCCAGGTTCTGAAGCACGCCTCCCGCTGGCCATAGCACCGCCCGCGCCCCGTTCGCCCCGCTCGATATTCCAACCACGTCTCTGTTGTTGTTAAGGGCCGTCGCCTCGCTCTCGGTATCCGCGGGCAAGGCGCCGAGATCCAGAATCCCGCTCTTTGTTGGCCAGAAAACGGCGCGGATCCGCCCGGCGCTTCCGGATTTCCCGGCGATATCTCCGCGATTATTGATCGCGGAACCTTCGGTCGTCGTTGCGCCGTCCAAGCCGGGCAGCGCTTTGATTGCGCCAGCGCGGGTCCACCAGACAGCCTTGATCCCGTTTGCGCCGGTTGAATAACCGGCGGCCTCACCCTGCCCATTGATGGCCAAGGCCGATCCCCCGGTGTCGCCGGGCAAGGTCGGCAACTCCTGGTCGCCGTGGCGCCGCGTCCACCGAAAGGGCTTCAGTGAGCGATCGCCGTTGAATGCGCCGACGACCTCGCTCAGATCATTGATGCCGAAGGACGTACTGAAATCAGTGAGCCGTTTCACCGCGACTTCTTCACGGCCGCCGCGGTTGAAAAGGAACGCGCGATGGCTCGTTTTGGGAGTACGGGCTCCTCCCGCCACCTCCTCGGAAGCGTTCAGGCGGCGGACAACGACCGCCTGGCCTGGATCGAGCGCGCCGAACTCGAAGACGTCGTAACTACGCACCGCGCCTTGCCGCGCGTGTGCGGTCCTGTTTGCGGAATCGGGGAGCGCTGAATTGCTGTCCGCGACCGGTTTACGCAAACTCGGGGCTGCCTTATCCGACGTCAGAAACAGCGCGTAGGCGCCGCCGCCGGCGACCATAGTTGCGATTAGCATTGCGGATAAGAGGAAATTGCCCCGGTAGTTTTTCATCGTTTCCCTTGTTGTCGTAAGCCTTCTCGGCGCTTTATCATCCGTGTCGGGGGGTTCAGCTATCACCTGCGTGAACGGTCGCCGCTGTTTCAACCTTTAGCAGCACACGCGCCGGGGAGAATACGACAAGCAAGGCCGTGGCCGGTATAGTGCAAATGCATCATGCGCTGCTGTACAGGAGCGCTTCCCATCAAAAGTAAGGGATTAAAAATGATGAGTACCCTCAGCCAGATGTTGACTTCCATTTACCGCGCGGCGCGCGAGTTGCCGGCGAGCGAGTTTCAGAATTTCGCGCTGGATTTATTGCGGATGCAGCTTCTGGACAGGCTGTATGAGGGGAAGCATGAACGCCGCAGCGGCCTGGCCATATCGGATCAGGCTGGTCTTGTGTGCAGCAGCGGCCCGGACTTCACGCCGTTGATGCAGACGGAATGGCCGCAATGGAACGGGCAGCACCTGCCAGAGGATTTGCTGGTGGGACTGGGGAACGGGCAAGGGCAGGGCGACGGGAAAGGGCCCGGGGAGGCCAGTTTTGCCGGGCAATCGATTACCGTGACCGCGTCCGCGGACGCTGGATTTTATTTTCTGCGCGCGAGAAAGCGTTCGACCGTCGATACCTTAAGCCCACGCGAGCGCGACATCGCCCGCCGCTTCGCGGATGGCTCGACTCATAAGGAAATCGCCCAAACGCTAGCTATTTCCCCCGCGACCGTGCGCAACCACCTGCAGGCCGTCTACGTCAAGTTGCAGACGAGCAACAAGACGGGGCTTGCCAGACTGCTGGGCGAATAGCACCGCCGCATTTTCGGGTGAGTAGGCCGACGAGACATCTTCACGAGCCGCTCCCGCCTTATCTACAGTGCCCCATCGAACTTCGCGAACCACTGGCCGACACCGTTCGGCGACGATGCATCGTAATAAAGCTCCCGCATCCGCAGGCGCCCCGCATCACCCACCGTATCACCTTGCAGCATCGTGTCGAACGCAAGCCCGCCGAGGATCTGGTGCGTGATTGTCAGGTACAGCCGGTCGAGTTTGCCGGCGCGAACCAGCGTGCTCAGCATCTGCGGGCCGGTCAGACAATAAACGCTGCGATAGCCGAGTTCGCCGAGCAATGCAACGAGTGCGCCCCCTTCGACATGACGGCCGCCGCCGCGAACATAAACTTTGATGCCGTCGCGCTCGAAAGCAGCGATGCGTTCAGGCTCCGCATCGCTCGTTGTAACGATATGCACGGCCTGGCTGCATTCGCGCAGTGACGCCGGCAGTTCAATATCGAGGCTGACGGTCGGAATCACGATCGCGGGCTGTTCCAGCAAACCCGCTTTCGCGCGCCAGTCGGCAAGATCCCGGCTCTCGGCCAGCAAGCCGATTTGCAGGATGTCGGGAAGCTTGCCGGCGGCGATGCTGCGCAGATAGCCGGCGCCGGTCAATAAGCAATCGGCCTGCGCCTGCAATTCCTGCAGCAGGCGCCAGTCGTTCAAGCTGCTCAGCGCCGCCGGCACATGGCTGTCGTTGCCGCTGCCGAGCGCGATGCGGCCATCGAGGCTGCTGACGAAACTCGCGTAGATGAAAGGCCGGCCGCGGCGGCCTTGACGGTGGTTGTTGTGCGCAAGATAGAGGCCACGCAACGGCACGTGCTCGCGGGCTTCCGGATATAACGCAGAGACGACGTTTCTCATGCTCGGTGATCTAGTGTTGTGTCCCGCTTGCTAATTTTTTGCACCGTTCGTGGTGAGCCCTTCGGCTTTGCTCAGGACAGGCCCGTCGAACCATGAAAGACGGTAGGCCGCCCTTCGACAGGCTCAGGGCGAACGGCGAATCAGGCAACTTATTTGCGGAACAGGCCCTGTTGATTACATGTTCGGATAATTCGGCCCGCCACCGCCTTCGGGCGTGACCCAATCGATGTTCTGCGGCGGATCCTTGATGTCGCAGGTTTTGCAATGCACGCAATTCTGCGCGTTGATCTGCAGGCGTCTGACCGGCGGCGCTGCGGCTTCGCCGCCGGTATCAGGCTCATCGACATACTCGTAAACGCCGGCCGGGCAATAACGCTGCTCGGGGCCGTCATAGTGCGCGAGATTGACGGCGACTGCGAGCGCGGGATCGCGCAATCGCAGATGCGACGGCTGATTTTCTTCGTGGTTGGTGTTCGAGAGGAATACCGATGACAAGCGATCGAAAGTTAGCTTGCCATCGGGCTTCGGGTATTCGATAGGCTGGCATTCGGCGGCGCGTTTCAGCGCGAGATGATCGGCGTGATGGCGCAGCGTCCACGGCACGCGGCCGCCAAGGACATAGGTGTCGAGCGCGGAATAGGCGAGGCCCGCGTAAAGGCCGCGATGGAATGACGGCCGGATGTTGCGCACGCGATGCAGCTCTTGCCATAGCCACGATTTTTCGAGCCGCGCCTGATAATCGCCGACCTCTTTTTTCTTTGCGCCGCGAAAATTTGCGAATACGGCTTCGG is a window encoding:
- a CDS encoding DUF1929 domain-containing protein, whose amino-acid sequence is MKNSSIVCRRIKAALWTFLGLSLMPAIAMAQQASAVGQWQDGPTLPNVPIHTHLLPEGKLMMWQSAEEPLVWDPATNVFTSRSMSGFNVFCTGHSFLPDGRLFVAGGHIQNNVGLPEASIYDSTDNTWSRQPQMNAGRWYPTNTVMPNGDVLVVSGSIDNTQGSNPLPQVWEAVTGSWRDLTSAQLSLPLYPYMFLAPNGKVFLAGPSQMTRYLDTSGTGSWSNVGNRTTASRDYGSSIMYEPGKVFIAGGGSQPPTNTAEVIDLNASQPAWRAVAPMANARRQMYATMLPDGKVLVTGGTSGRGFNNPDGAVFAAEMWDPETEAWTTLASARVKRLYHAVAILLPDARVLTTGGDNTLETELFSPPYLFAGARPVISSAPTTVARDQAFFLGTADAADITQVSWVRLGSTTHTVTMSQAFARSKFTRVAGGLNVTVPSSETAAPGGHYMLFILKNGVPSVARIIRIADGINAPAISSLSPSSAAAGGGQFTLTVNGSNFASGATVRWNGSNRTTAFVSPTQLRATIAAADIAAAGMASITVTTSDGLVSNAIAFTIGGASNPAPTLNTINPTAASAGGPAFTLTVNGTSFVSSSLIRWNGAVRTT
- a CDS encoding dihydrofolate reductase family protein; this encodes MRNVVSALYPEAREHVPLRGLYLAHNNHRQGRRGRPFIYASFVSSLDGRIALGSGNDSHVPAALSSLNDWRLLQELQAQADCLLTGAGYLRSIAAGKLPDILQIGLLAESRDLADWRAKAGLLEQPAIVIPTVSLDIELPASLRECSQAVHIVTTSDAEPERIAAFERDGIKVYVRGGGRHVEGGALVALLGELGYRSVYCLTGPQMLSTLVRAGKLDRLYLTITHQILGGLAFDTMLQGDTVGDAGRLRMRELYYDASSPNGVGQWFAKFDGAL